The following are encoded together in the Mammaliicoccus vitulinus genome:
- a CDS encoding CDP-glycerol glycerophosphotransferase family protein, which translates to MKILNIYQENELLVFEFDQTIDNIVNVYIKNEFDELSFTQTNVKNQFKINLSEVLETFSQYDRETIFFLLEKSDGITQSIQKVNVKKYKYDIQNFETIINDEATITPYLTKNGIIQFTLKPQLPVSTYFARRHIDKIIINNKQAFLKGKFSIQNSTLEYANIIITSRLSEKFIEIPLEPIIFNVYKSLNSISYDFEVDIIEELKQFLKDEFDSEDIIDIFLNIKVKEFKNIIEVKLGNPRIMVERFAKGEVSIDVNHSVKTAVPYFTMKGRNLSFRINEYAKEDYEAYKKLMHDYPTLIKNNLNKNKVWVVGEKSYKAQDNGYHFFKYMRMEHPEEEVYYVIDRNSDERKKVEPFGNVIYFKSKEHFELMIKADVICSTHHTELLFPSHEASYVKKIRAKRVFLQHGVLGTKNLTQINGKQLKDFNVDMFITSSKREKQIVNRDLLFDDYQAKVTGLSRFDELFKNNVEEKNQILIIPTWRDWITNINSLLESDYLQNYNDLLNNPEWKEIVQTKNVEVIFCLHPNMQAFIEYFDIPEYIKVIRQGEVDVQFLIKESKLMITDYSSVAFDFSFLEKPVIYYQFDRDRFIGNLPSHIDIDRELPGKIIDNVPSVLEATHNYVDNGFKNEQSIINKANNFIEYKDTENSKRIYQAAKDFKRRNFIKDTLKYDILSQHVFKRFRRHKKYFDTMSYMNKLLVKFAKIDEKLIVIESNLGKQVTDSPKMIYDQIKELDKGYKIVWVSNKIYPFDDENVITVKRLSPSYYKYLSIAKYWINNQNFPHYIEKKKNTVYIQTWHGTPLKKMLNDVDDFKGRDEGYIDRINNSVSKWDYLVSPSPYATNCFKSAFKYDKEMLEVGYPRNDVFYQNESEIENKQNIIKRKLSIPKDKKVILYAPTFRDDEVSSAKKHLINLKLNLHQMKEKLGEEYVLLLRPHIIISNKIIIDKSLEDFIYNVASYEDISDLYLISDICITDYSSVMFDYANTKKPLLFFTYDLEHYKDNLRGFYMNFEDEAPGPLLKDNDSLIEAIQSIEEVNENYKNKYKDFYEKFCSFEKGNAAKRIVEKIF; encoded by the coding sequence ATGAAAATATTAAATATCTATCAAGAAAATGAATTATTAGTATTTGAGTTCGATCAGACTATTGATAATATTGTAAATGTTTATATAAAAAATGAATTTGATGAATTAAGTTTTACTCAAACGAATGTCAAAAATCAATTTAAAATAAACTTAAGCGAAGTTTTAGAAACATTTTCACAGTATGATAGAGAAACAATTTTCTTTCTACTTGAGAAATCAGATGGTATAACTCAATCTATACAAAAAGTAAATGTTAAAAAGTATAAGTACGACATACAAAATTTCGAAACGATTATAAATGATGAAGCAACAATTACGCCATATTTAACTAAAAATGGCATTATCCAATTCACATTAAAACCACAACTACCAGTTTCAACATATTTCGCTAGAAGACATATAGATAAAATTATAATAAATAATAAACAGGCATTTTTAAAAGGTAAGTTTTCAATTCAAAATTCTACCCTTGAGTATGCCAATATAATAATTACTTCAAGGTTAAGTGAGAAATTTATAGAGATACCTTTAGAACCGATAATATTTAATGTGTATAAATCATTAAATTCAATAAGTTATGATTTTGAAGTTGATATTATAGAGGAATTAAAACAATTTTTAAAAGATGAATTTGATTCCGAAGATATTATAGATATCTTTTTAAATATTAAAGTTAAAGAGTTTAAAAACATCATTGAGGTTAAATTAGGAAATCCGAGAATTATGGTAGAAAGATTTGCTAAAGGTGAAGTATCTATAGATGTAAATCATTCAGTTAAGACTGCCGTTCCGTATTTCACAATGAAAGGTAGAAACTTATCATTCAGAATTAATGAATATGCTAAAGAAGATTATGAAGCCTATAAAAAATTAATGCATGATTATCCTACTTTAATTAAGAATAATTTAAATAAGAATAAAGTATGGGTAGTAGGTGAAAAGTCGTATAAAGCTCAAGATAATGGATATCATTTCTTTAAATATATGAGAATGGAACACCCTGAGGAAGAAGTTTATTATGTCATAGATCGCAACTCTGATGAAAGAAAAAAAGTAGAACCATTCGGCAATGTTATTTATTTTAAATCTAAAGAACACTTTGAATTAATGATTAAAGCTGACGTAATTTGTAGTACACATCATACAGAATTACTTTTCCCAAGTCACGAAGCAAGTTATGTCAAGAAAATAAGAGCTAAACGTGTTTTCTTACAGCATGGTGTGTTAGGTACTAAAAACTTAACTCAAATTAATGGTAAACAACTTAAAGACTTTAATGTAGACATGTTTATCACAAGTTCAAAACGAGAAAAACAAATTGTTAATAGAGACTTATTGTTTGATGATTATCAAGCTAAAGTAACAGGTCTATCCAGATTTGATGAACTATTTAAAAATAATGTAGAAGAAAAGAATCAAATTTTAATTATCCCAACTTGGCGTGATTGGATTACAAATATTAATAGTTTATTAGAATCAGATTATTTACAAAATTATAATGATTTATTAAATAATCCGGAATGGAAAGAAATTGTTCAAACTAAGAATGTAGAAGTTATTTTCTGTTTGCATCCTAATATGCAAGCCTTTATCGAATATTTTGATATCCCAGAATATATAAAAGTGATTAGACAAGGGGAAGTTGATGTTCAGTTCCTAATTAAAGAAAGTAAATTGATGATTACAGATTATTCTAGTGTTGCATTTGATTTTAGTTTCTTAGAAAAGCCTGTTATTTATTATCAATTTGATAGGGATAGATTTATTGGCAATTTACCTTCACACATAGATATAGATAGAGAATTACCAGGTAAAATTATAGATAATGTTCCATCTGTACTGGAAGCAACTCATAACTACGTAGATAATGGGTTTAAAAACGAACAATCGATTATTAATAAAGCGAACAACTTTATAGAGTACAAAGATACTGAGAATTCAAAACGAATTTATCAAGCTGCAAAAGATTTTAAAAGAAGGAATTTTATAAAAGATACTTTGAAATATGATATCCTGTCTCAACATGTTTTTAAGCGATTTAGAAGACATAAGAAATATTTTGATACAATGTCATATATGAATAAGCTATTAGTTAAATTCGCCAAAATTGATGAGAAATTAATTGTGATTGAAAGCAATTTAGGAAAACAAGTTACAGACAGTCCAAAAATGATATATGACCAAATAAAAGAATTGGATAAAGGGTATAAAATAGTATGGGTTTCAAACAAAATATATCCATTTGACGATGAAAATGTAATAACGGTTAAAAGGTTAAGTCCAAGTTATTATAAATATCTATCAATTGCTAAATATTGGATTAATAATCAGAATTTCCCTCATTATATCGAGAAGAAAAAGAATACTGTTTATATTCAAACTTGGCATGGTACGCCTTTGAAAAAAATGTTGAATGATGTAGATGATTTTAAAGGTAGAGATGAAGGATATATTGATCGTATTAACAATTCTGTTTCAAAATGGGACTATTTAGTTTCACCAAGTCCATATGCTACAAATTGCTTTAAATCTGCGTTTAAATATGACAAAGAAATGTTAGAGGTTGGTTATCCTCGTAACGATGTATTTTATCAAAATGAGAGCGAAATAGAGAATAAGCAAAATATTATTAAACGAAAACTATCAATTCCTAAAGATAAAAAGGTTATATTATATGCACCTACATTTAGGGATGATGAAGTCTCTTCAGCTAAAAAACATTTAATTAACTTAAAATTAAACTTACATCAAATGAAAGAAAAACTTGGAGAAGAATATGTTTTACTTTTAAGACCTCATATTATAATTAGCAATAAAATTATTATTGATAAATCTTTAGAAGACTTTATTTATAATGTTGCAAGTTATGAAGATATTAGCGATTTGTATCTCATTAGTGATATATGCATTACAGATTATTCATCAGTAATGTTTGACTATGCTAATACTAAGAAACCATTGTTATTCTTCACTTATGATTTAGAACATTATAAAGATAATTTAAGAGGATTCTACATGAACTTTGAAGATGAAGCGCCAGGTCCATTATTGAAAGATAATGATTCACTTATTGAGGCTATTCAAAGCATTGAAGAGGTTAATGAAAATTATAAAAATAAATACAAAGACTTTTATGAAAAATTCTGTTCATTTGAAAAAGGTAATGCAGCAAAACGCATAGTTGAAAAAATATTTTAA
- a CDS encoding CDP-glycerol glycerophosphotransferase family protein: MKEKLFLMTEDSFNSTVAFYSNKEQIDSTSKEKLFYYFNKVFNPLFPYKFDFILENRCELSILLKRIDYKSPKKSIFKNLEIKAMKKGNYKYSYMISQFRKLLSTVRSAQYSTKIFSEKIDNIIIYESFNGKSFSDSPRMLYFYLSKALPEYKHVVVSDNDTLDEQLAHLNIETVKKNTKTYFELYNNAKVWIVNTRLSPQIKKKSNQLYIQTWHGTPLKKLANDQTVISIPDVTLEEYLYGFNKETSRWDSLLSPSEVATERFQSAFNLENDQILTLGYPRNDDLINLNNADYAYQLKQKYNIPTNKKVVLYAPTWRDNDRVDIGQYNLKLQIDLEDFNKQLGNEYVLAIRAHYLVSEHLNLDRYDNIYDLSKANDVNELFLMSDTLITDYSSVYFDYANLHRPILFFAYDKDAYANDIRGFYLPYEEELPGPIFKTSEDLIAHIKSGEYEKIPHSEEYKAFTHKYNYLDDGEATKRVGEYIMSTLIKEKEFQ, translated from the coding sequence ATGAAAGAAAAATTATTTTTAATGACTGAAGATTCATTCAATAGTACAGTTGCATTTTATAGTAATAAGGAACAGATTGATTCAACATCAAAAGAAAAATTATTTTATTATTTTAATAAAGTATTCAATCCTCTATTTCCTTATAAGTTTGATTTTATACTCGAAAACAGGTGTGAATTATCAATTTTATTGAAAAGAATCGATTATAAATCGCCGAAAAAAAGTATATTTAAAAATTTAGAGATTAAAGCTATGAAAAAAGGAAATTATAAATATAGCTACATGATTTCACAATTTAGAAAATTGTTAAGTACTGTTAGATCAGCACAGTATTCAACGAAAATCTTTTCGGAAAAAATTGATAATATAATAATATATGAATCATTCAATGGTAAATCTTTTTCTGATTCACCTAGAATGCTCTATTTTTATTTGAGCAAAGCATTGCCTGAATATAAACATGTAGTCGTATCGGATAATGATACGTTAGATGAACAACTTGCTCATTTAAATATTGAAACAGTGAAAAAAAATACTAAGACATACTTTGAATTATACAATAATGCTAAGGTATGGATCGTTAATACAAGGTTATCACCACAAATAAAGAAAAAATCCAATCAACTTTATATACAAACATGGCATGGAACACCTTTGAAGAAACTTGCTAATGACCAAACTGTTATTTCAATTCCTGATGTTACTTTAGAAGAATATCTTTATGGTTTTAACAAAGAAACGAGTAGATGGGATAGTTTATTGTCACCAAGTGAGGTGGCTACAGAGAGGTTTCAATCAGCTTTCAATCTTGAAAATGATCAAATTTTGACATTAGGTTATCCTAGAAATGATGATTTGATAAATTTGAATAATGCGGACTACGCTTATCAATTGAAACAAAAATATAATATTCCGACAAATAAAAAAGTAGTTTTATATGCTCCGACATGGAGAGATAACGATCGTGTCGATATTGGTCAATATAATCTTAAATTACAAATAGATTTAGAAGATTTTAATAAGCAATTAGGTAATGAATATGTCTTAGCGATTAGAGCCCATTACTTAGTTTCAGAACATTTAAACCTTGATCGTTATGATAATATATATGATTTATCAAAGGCGAATGATGTAAATGAGCTATTCTTAATGAGTGATACATTGATTACAGATTATTCATCTGTATATTTTGATTATGCGAATTTACATAGACCTATTTTATTTTTTGCGTATGATAAAGATGCTTATGCAAATGATATTAGAGGATTTTATTTACCTTATGAAGAAGAGTTGCCAGGGCCGATTTTTAAAACAAGTGAAGATTTAATTGCCCATATAAAATCGGGGGAATATGAAAAAATCCCACATTCTGAAGAATACAAAGCATTCACTCATAAATATAATTATCTTGATGACGGAGAAGCAACTAAAAGAGTAGGCGAATATATTATGAGCACTCTAATTAAAGAAAAGGAGTTTCAATAA
- the tagD gene encoding glycerol-3-phosphate cytidylyltransferase, translating into MRRVITYGTYDLLHYGHIELLRRAKQHGDYLIVALSTDEFNKLKNKKSYYNYEQRKMMLESIRYVDLVIPENNWEQKTDDVLNYKVDTFLMGHDWEGEFDFLKDHCEVIYLKRTEGISTTQIKKELYGNE; encoded by the coding sequence ATGCGTAGAGTAATTACTTATGGAACTTATGATTTACTACATTATGGTCATATTGAGCTTTTAAGAAGAGCGAAACAGCATGGTGACTATTTAATCGTTGCACTTTCGACGGATGAATTTAATAAGCTGAAAAATAAAAAATCATATTATAATTATGAACAAAGAAAAATGATGTTAGAGTCTATACGATATGTAGACCTTGTAATACCTGAAAACAACTGGGAACAAAAAACAGATGACGTTTTAAATTACAAAGTTGATACATTCTTAATGGGACATGACTGGGAAGGTGAATTTGACTTCTTAAAAGATCATTGTGAAGTGATTTACCTTAAAAGAACTGAAGGCATCTCAACAACTCAAATTAAAAAAGAATTATATGGTAACGAATAG
- a CDS encoding serine hydrolase domain-containing protein: MKRSYKYLICILVVFVIIFGIAQLKNLHDKKDTITKENKQSYKGQKPKNKQDIDKPNTKSFSKYKDIDRYLKKRNFNGNITVYKDNKLVMSNSYGYRDFENGIKNDSKSMYLIGSANKFITGLMLRQLEEKGIINLNDNVNKYIPNFQNKYPITIKDLMLHRSGLAKTNLIPYYYGLDGAIESIKLRGVVLNRYHQYNYNDVNYITIAKVIENATKKSFEENLNELIIKKAHLKYTARYTSAKHSKYMVNGYKSIKNQYIYTQPKNLDKYDGAGNIYISTDDMAKLINKFKSGQMLSSSSTANLLSAGNNNIYPSSYRYGFYSYLNYQRYRGVFYQNDIISYSNNRYIVSIASNKLSEPYQQETEKSLKYIYINILKQQLT; this comes from the coding sequence ATGAAAAGATCATATAAATATTTGATATGTATTTTAGTAGTATTTGTCATTATATTTGGTATAGCACAGCTTAAAAATTTGCATGATAAGAAAGATACTATAACAAAAGAAAACAAGCAGTCTTATAAAGGCCAAAAGCCTAAAAATAAGCAAGATATTGATAAACCAAATACAAAATCTTTTTCTAAATACAAAGATATTGATCGATATTTAAAAAAAAGAAATTTCAATGGAAATATCACAGTATATAAAGATAATAAGTTAGTTATGAGCAATAGCTATGGGTATAGAGATTTTGAAAATGGCATAAAAAATGACTCTAAGTCAATGTATTTAATAGGTTCTGCTAATAAATTCATAACTGGTTTAATGTTAAGACAATTAGAAGAAAAAGGAATAATCAATTTAAATGATAATGTAAATAAGTACATACCTAACTTTCAAAATAAATACCCAATAACTATTAAAGATTTAATGTTACACCGTAGTGGTTTAGCTAAAACTAATTTAATTCCATACTACTATGGTTTAGATGGCGCTATTGAAAGTATTAAATTAAGGGGCGTTGTACTTAATCGTTATCATCAATATAACTATAATGATGTCAATTATATAACAATAGCTAAGGTAATAGAAAACGCTACTAAAAAATCGTTTGAAGAAAACCTTAATGAACTGATTATTAAGAAGGCCCATTTAAAATATACGGCTAGATATACATCAGCTAAACATAGTAAATATATGGTTAATGGATATAAATCTATCAAGAACCAGTACATATATACTCAACCAAAGAATTTAGATAAATATGATGGAGCCGGGAATATTTATATCTCTACAGATGATATGGCTAAACTCATCAATAAATTTAAATCAGGACAAATGCTTTCTAGTTCATCAACTGCAAACTTGCTATCAGCTGGTAATAATAATATCTATCCAAGTAGCTATAGATATGGCTTTTATAGTTATTTAAATTATCAGAGATATAGAGGTGTATTTTATCAAAATGATATTATTTCTTACTCAAATAATCGATACATTGTATCTATAGCAAGCAATAAGCTAAGCGAACCTTATCAGCAAGAAACTGAAAAATC